From the Bradyrhizobium sp. CCGUVB1N3 genome, one window contains:
- a CDS encoding DUF4440 domain-containing protein yields the protein MSKEHDAEEAAIRELDAEWSKAATAKNMDDVMKFYATDGSLVWPDQPPAKGHAAIRASWESIFDAAPNMYLDFKPTHIEIASGGEMASDFGVVHFAPHAKADDRKNTAKYLVVWKREHGAWKVLYDSWNWNAPEKDRE from the coding sequence ATGTCTAAGGAGCATGACGCAGAAGAAGCGGCGATCAGGGAGCTCGATGCGGAATGGAGCAAAGCGGCAACCGCAAAGAATATGGATGATGTAATGAAGTTCTACGCAACCGACGGTTCGCTAGTGTGGCCGGATCAACCGCCCGCCAAGGGACACGCGGCCATCCGCGCCAGTTGGGAAAGTATCTTCGATGCAGCGCCGAACATGTATCTGGATTTCAAGCCAACACACATCGAGATCGCCAGCGGAGGCGAAATGGCTTCTGACTTCGGCGTGGTGCATTTCGCACCGCATGCCAAAGCCGATGATCGCAAGAACACCGCAAAGTATCTCGTGGTCTGGAAGCGCGAACACGGCGCCTGGAAAGTGCTTTACGACAGCTGGAACTGGAACGCGCCGGAAAAAGACCGCGAATGA
- a CDS encoding AAA family ATPase → MRAASLSEWLKSHDLERFIEVFEENEVDLTTFRVLTDSDLKEIGIPFGPRKRILSVLSEGKALNESAAQARTATGERRQLTVLFCDMVESTKLAYKFDPERQQIILRAYEEACTTCVNRYEGYVFRMLGDGVVAFFGFPLAHESEAERAIRAGLDIVEAIARLNIKGVGRLQVRIGIASGIIVVASGERNAFGETMNLASRLQTVAKPNSVVVSESVRRLAAGEFEYEDLGEKDLKGVSGSKKVYHVLGLSRAESRFDAATKRGLTPIVGRDAELSTLTDMWRQVKEARSGRAILLRGEAGIGKSRMVNALRERLQNEPVQTRLFQCSPFFVNSAFYPIRSSFERGLLPVRNKGAQIQLGQLEARLVDRLGLAREDMRFVAALLSVPYQERYGPILVSPKLAKEETMRVLIEIVRAEARAGPTLILFEDAHWADPTTLDLLGRFIDVLADIPTLFVVTARPEFRVSWTNDSAVTAVGLAKFTPAQSSSLVANVVGRKALPPGLAAQIVAKADGVPLFVEELTKTIMESGDLILDRDRYAYAGSSANVTIPETLRDSLMARLDRVAVSKEIAQVGSVIGREFSYELLAGLELMSEEALSDGLRHLTSSGLATCHGEIPHAAYTFSHALVQDAAYESLLKSRRRQLHGDVAQLLEERSPATRDSAPELLALHHTAAECHRIAAPLWLRAGEAAIGRFALREAITHLRAGMLAVSKLRPSKARDRMEISLRTALGPTIVAQRGWGQAEVSDILKPAWRLAQSLKRTTAYLPILNALSVHYMCIDQLTESLRWADRLSKAGVELGDDGLEIVGHRATSACHYWLGEFEAALRSGNEVHRLYDPKRHWGLVALTNTDPFTGEGIYRAQFLWMMGYPDQALAANQATEANARRRGHPFDLAFALTLGAQLFDYLCDSDALLQRADEAERIGKERGIALLGEIMTEISRGVAWLRAGRLAEALTQLDRGIERLMQTGHRIWIWYLRALRAEALALTGDIDGAWSLIEESVIRIEAGEERSHYAEVLRLRGWILILRSESEQAAATLRKSLMVARDQRAKSWELRAATTLARLLASGGDQAEAFAVLAPVYEWFTEGLDTRDLREAAQLLAELRSAPPARQSRTVHKT, encoded by the coding sequence ATGAGAGCTGCTTCCCTCTCGGAATGGCTCAAGTCACACGATCTCGAGCGTTTCATTGAAGTCTTCGAGGAAAACGAGGTTGACCTGACGACTTTTCGGGTTCTGACCGACAGTGATCTCAAGGAGATTGGTATCCCGTTCGGACCGCGCAAGCGAATCCTAAGTGTGCTGAGCGAGGGAAAGGCGCTCAACGAATCGGCCGCGCAGGCCAGGACGGCGACAGGTGAGCGCCGCCAGTTGACAGTACTGTTCTGCGACATGGTGGAGTCCACCAAGCTTGCCTACAAGTTCGATCCCGAGAGGCAGCAGATCATTCTTCGCGCCTACGAAGAGGCCTGCACGACCTGCGTAAATCGTTACGAGGGCTACGTCTTTAGGATGCTGGGCGATGGCGTCGTCGCTTTTTTCGGATTCCCACTGGCGCACGAATCCGAGGCTGAACGCGCCATCCGCGCCGGGTTGGATATCGTCGAGGCCATCGCACGACTGAATATCAAAGGCGTTGGGCGGCTGCAGGTTCGCATCGGTATCGCTTCAGGCATAATTGTCGTCGCCTCTGGCGAACGGAACGCGTTCGGCGAAACCATGAACCTAGCTTCCCGCCTTCAGACGGTCGCCAAACCGAACTCCGTCGTGGTGAGCGAAAGCGTGCGCCGGTTGGCGGCCGGGGAGTTCGAATATGAGGATCTAGGGGAGAAGGATCTGAAGGGCGTCAGCGGTTCTAAGAAGGTCTATCACGTACTCGGCTTGAGTCGAGCCGAGAGCCGCTTTGACGCAGCAACGAAGCGCGGGCTCACGCCCATTGTCGGACGTGATGCAGAGCTCTCGACATTGACAGACATGTGGCGGCAGGTGAAAGAGGCGCGTTCGGGGCGGGCGATCCTGCTGCGCGGGGAAGCCGGTATTGGCAAGAGCCGAATGGTGAATGCGCTGCGCGAACGCCTCCAGAACGAACCCGTCCAAACTCGGCTGTTTCAATGCTCGCCATTCTTCGTCAATAGCGCTTTCTATCCTATCCGTTCGTCTTTCGAACGGGGGCTTCTTCCGGTTCGCAACAAGGGTGCGCAGATCCAATTGGGCCAGCTCGAAGCGCGGCTCGTCGATCGACTGGGCCTTGCCCGGGAAGACATGCGCTTTGTCGCAGCGTTGCTTTCGGTTCCTTACCAGGAGCGCTACGGGCCGATTCTCGTTTCCCCCAAGCTCGCCAAGGAAGAGACTATGCGAGTGTTGATTGAGATCGTCCGGGCTGAGGCGCGCGCGGGACCCACCCTTATTCTGTTCGAGGACGCTCACTGGGCTGACCCGACGACGCTCGACCTGCTTGGACGCTTTATCGATGTGCTGGCCGACATTCCGACTTTGTTCGTCGTCACGGCGCGCCCTGAATTTCGTGTGTCATGGACGAATGACTCTGCCGTAACCGCGGTAGGTTTGGCGAAGTTCACCCCGGCACAGAGCAGTTCGCTCGTCGCGAATGTCGTGGGGCGGAAGGCGCTGCCGCCTGGCCTTGCTGCTCAGATTGTTGCCAAGGCCGACGGCGTTCCCTTGTTCGTTGAAGAGCTGACGAAAACCATCATGGAGTCCGGCGACCTAATCCTCGACCGCGATCGGTACGCCTATGCCGGATCGTCGGCCAACGTCACGATCCCCGAAACCCTACGCGACTCGCTGATGGCGCGCCTCGATAGAGTAGCGGTGAGCAAGGAAATCGCCCAGGTGGGTTCGGTCATCGGCCGCGAGTTCAGTTATGAACTACTCGCCGGGTTAGAGCTGATGAGCGAGGAGGCGCTGAGCGATGGACTACGACACTTGACCTCGTCCGGGCTGGCCACTTGCCACGGCGAGATCCCCCACGCGGCGTATACGTTCTCCCACGCCCTTGTTCAGGATGCCGCCTATGAATCTCTCCTGAAAAGTCGACGTCGGCAGCTGCACGGTGATGTTGCCCAACTCCTCGAGGAACGCTCGCCGGCGACGCGCGACTCCGCTCCGGAATTGCTGGCCCTTCATCACACCGCGGCGGAGTGCCATCGTATCGCCGCACCACTGTGGTTGCGGGCTGGCGAAGCCGCGATCGGGCGATTTGCCTTGCGCGAAGCAATCACGCATTTGCGGGCTGGCATGTTGGCGGTATCGAAGCTTCGGCCGTCAAAAGCGCGCGACCGTATGGAAATCTCGCTGAGAACCGCGCTCGGGCCAACGATCGTGGCGCAGCGAGGTTGGGGTCAGGCTGAGGTCAGCGATATTCTCAAACCAGCATGGAGGCTCGCGCAGTCGCTCAAGCGCACGACGGCCTATCTGCCGATCCTGAACGCGTTGTCGGTGCACTATATGTGCATAGACCAGCTGACGGAATCCCTCCGCTGGGCTGACAGACTATCAAAGGCCGGGGTAGAACTCGGCGACGACGGCTTGGAAATCGTCGGACATCGCGCCACTTCCGCCTGCCACTACTGGCTTGGCGAATTCGAAGCGGCGCTCCGCTCTGGCAATGAAGTGCACAGGCTTTACGACCCGAAACGGCATTGGGGCCTGGTGGCGCTCACCAACACCGACCCGTTCACCGGCGAAGGCATTTATCGCGCGCAGTTCCTCTGGATGATGGGTTATCCCGATCAAGCGCTCGCGGCGAACCAGGCTACTGAGGCCAACGCCCGGCGTCGGGGCCATCCGTTCGACCTTGCCTTCGCGCTCACGCTCGGCGCCCAATTGTTCGATTATCTCTGCGATTCCGATGCTCTGCTGCAACGTGCCGACGAGGCCGAACGCATCGGTAAGGAGCGCGGCATCGCGTTGCTTGGCGAAATCATGACCGAGATCAGCCGCGGCGTCGCGTGGCTGCGCGCCGGGCGTTTGGCCGAGGCCCTGACGCAGCTGGATCGCGGTATCGAGCGGCTGATGCAGACGGGGCACCGGATCTGGATCTGGTATCTCAGGGCTTTGCGCGCGGAAGCGCTGGCGCTAACCGGAGACATCGATGGCGCCTGGAGCCTCATCGAGGAGAGTGTCATTCGCATTGAAGCCGGCGAGGAGCGCTCGCACTATGCCGAGGTGCTGCGCTTGAGGGGCTGGATATTGATCTTGCGAAGCGAATCCGAACAAGCCGCGGCGACCTTGCGCAAGTCCTTGATGGTCGCCCGTGACCAGCGCGCAAAATCCTGGGAGCTTCGCGCCGCGACCACGCTCGCCCGCCTTTTGGCGAGCGGAGGCGATCAGGCTGAAGCGTTTGCGGTGCTGGCGCCCGTCTATGAATGGTTCACCGAAGGGCTCGACACCAGGGATTTGAGAGAAGCCGCCCAACTTCTGGCCGAACTTCGCAGCGCCCCGCCGGCGCGACAATCCCGAACCGTTCACAAAACCTGA
- a CDS encoding NAD(P)/FAD-dependent oxidoreductase, with protein MADVCVIGAGPAGSTFAARMAQLGHQVNLIERKLFPRRRLGESLSPGVMTLLRAADMHETIEAAGFPRVRRVWVKWADGPRFREDLREECLLVDRGEFDLRLLERARAFGVRVHQPAHVLEQIWDRAKWRLTVDVDGTSMHLAADFVANASGRRGVSPRRQTKMGASTLAVYGYWRGASVRTAPWIEAGEDVWYWGVPVPDGTYNTLVFVDPDRFRSAPGSNLSERFLGLIGRSGLMADCRDAELVASARGIDATPYLSSDCVAPTRIQLGDAALAIDPISSSGVQKAIQTALSGAIVANTLLGRREMINAALDFYGAQLSDASERHRRWAAGHYRAVADQCDRPFWRQRSAPFETREPPLLPAFEAGALATTPVELSPELEFVLTPCLRGDFVSLASALHHPRLGSPLVFLGGRELAPLLQKLPPGKTPLQIAQFWSNRMPLKSGMAIAGWLVNHGVLVRQSKQGGAPS; from the coding sequence ATGGCTGACGTCTGCGTCATCGGAGCGGGCCCTGCCGGTAGCACATTCGCTGCGCGAATGGCCCAACTCGGACATCAGGTTAATCTGATCGAACGCAAGCTATTCCCGCGCAGGCGTCTGGGCGAGTCCTTGAGTCCCGGCGTCATGACGCTGCTCAGGGCGGCCGATATGCATGAGACGATAGAGGCAGCGGGTTTTCCCAGAGTGAGGCGTGTCTGGGTAAAATGGGCCGACGGACCGAGATTCCGTGAGGATCTCAGAGAGGAATGCCTTCTGGTCGATCGCGGCGAGTTTGATCTGCGCTTGCTGGAGCGCGCGCGGGCCTTCGGGGTGCGGGTTCATCAACCCGCGCATGTCCTCGAGCAAATTTGGGACCGCGCGAAATGGCGGCTGACCGTCGACGTCGACGGTACCTCTATGCATCTAGCTGCCGACTTCGTGGCGAATGCCAGCGGACGGCGCGGCGTTTCACCGCGCCGTCAAACCAAGATGGGTGCGTCCACGCTGGCGGTTTATGGCTATTGGCGCGGCGCAAGCGTGCGGACCGCGCCGTGGATCGAGGCGGGCGAGGACGTTTGGTATTGGGGCGTTCCCGTGCCCGACGGAACCTATAACACGCTGGTGTTTGTCGATCCCGACCGGTTCAGGTCGGCTCCGGGCTCAAATCTGTCGGAGCGCTTTCTGGGGCTCATCGGTCGCTCCGGTCTGATGGCGGACTGTCGCGACGCCGAGCTGGTTGCCTCCGCGCGCGGCATCGACGCGACACCCTATCTCAGCAGCGACTGTGTGGCGCCCACGCGAATTCAGTTAGGGGACGCGGCGCTTGCGATCGATCCGATTTCATCGAGTGGTGTTCAAAAGGCGATCCAGACGGCGCTTTCCGGCGCCATTGTCGCCAACACCCTGCTGGGCCGGCGCGAAATGATCAACGCCGCTCTAGATTTTTATGGCGCGCAGCTGAGCGATGCATCGGAACGACACCGCCGCTGGGCCGCCGGGCACTATCGCGCTGTCGCGGATCAATGCGACCGCCCGTTCTGGCGACAACGCTCGGCCCCGTTCGAGACGAGGGAACCCCCACTGCTTCCGGCATTCGAAGCTGGCGCTTTGGCAACGACACCCGTCGAGCTGTCGCCCGAACTGGAGTTTGTCCTCACGCCCTGTCTGCGGGGTGACTTTGTCAGCCTCGCCTCGGCCTTACATCATCCGCGCCTTGGAAGCCCGCTGGTGTTCCTCGGGGGCCGAGAACTTGCGCCGCTGCTGCAAAAACTACCGCCAGGCAAGACGCCGCTGCAGATCGCGCAATTCTGGTCGAACCGCATGCCGCTCAAATCCGGTATGGCTATCGCAGGCTGGCTCGTCAATCACGGCGTCTTGGTCAGACAGTCTAAGCAGGGCGGAGCGCCGTCATGA
- a CDS encoding radical SAM/SPASM domain-containing protein encodes MPSAVGTRFIAAGAPRSPDIHLLESEAGHHLFVVNGSRLFDVAPDLFARLGAAIAADCVSEVLSSIGVGEPPLIDDAPLPAPPIHALSLAIAQKCNLGCTYCYAQQGEFGGTAKNMELGEALRAVNLLVGSAQPGARLNLAFLGGEPLVNRKVLRAATQNAVHLAERRKAKITFSITTNGTLLSEDDGRFFEEHGFAVTISIDGPREAHDALRPFKGGGGSYDAVMKRVAPLLKMQQRMQVSARVSVTPRNLSLRRTLDTFIAAGFHSVGFSPVLSAPNAEGEMQSEDLELMLGEMIDCGLEFERALRCGRRYPFANMVNAMREIHRGTHRPYPCGAGAGYLGVSAEGELSACHRFVGDEIGAMGSLDDGVDLSRQADWLATRHVHRQEPCKSCWARYLCGGGCHHEVIRRGRPACDYIRAWLNYCLEAYLRLSSDPGAARFGLTGTAHG; translated from the coding sequence ATGCCCTCAGCCGTCGGAACGCGTTTCATAGCGGCCGGCGCGCCGCGCTCGCCCGACATCCATCTGCTTGAAAGCGAGGCTGGCCATCATCTGTTCGTGGTCAACGGCAGCCGGCTGTTCGACGTCGCGCCTGACCTGTTCGCCCGCCTCGGCGCCGCGATCGCCGCCGACTGTGTGAGCGAGGTTTTGTCCAGCATCGGCGTGGGCGAGCCGCCGTTGATTGACGATGCGCCGCTTCCCGCGCCGCCGATTCATGCGCTGTCGCTCGCCATCGCACAGAAGTGCAATCTCGGCTGCACCTATTGTTACGCCCAGCAAGGCGAGTTCGGCGGGACCGCCAAGAACATGGAACTTGGTGAGGCACTTCGCGCGGTGAACTTGCTGGTGGGAAGCGCCCAACCGGGGGCACGCCTCAATCTCGCGTTTCTCGGCGGGGAGCCGTTGGTCAATCGCAAAGTGTTGCGGGCCGCCACACAGAACGCCGTGCATCTGGCCGAAAGGCGCAAGGCAAAGATCACCTTCTCGATCACTACCAACGGTACGTTGCTGAGCGAGGACGACGGTCGCTTCTTCGAGGAGCATGGTTTTGCGGTCACCATCAGTATCGATGGCCCGCGGGAAGCCCATGATGCCTTGCGCCCTTTCAAGGGCGGCGGCGGCAGCTATGACGCGGTGATGAAACGCGTCGCGCCGCTGCTGAAGATGCAGCAAAGGATGCAGGTTTCCGCGCGGGTGTCGGTGACGCCCCGAAACCTCTCCCTGCGCCGGACGCTCGACACGTTTATTGCCGCCGGCTTTCACAGCGTCGGCTTTTCCCCTGTGCTCAGCGCGCCCAACGCCGAAGGCGAAATGCAGTCCGAGGATCTCGAACTCATGCTGGGTGAAATGATCGATTGCGGGCTGGAGTTCGAGCGCGCTTTGCGCTGCGGCCGGCGCTATCCCTTCGCCAACATGGTCAACGCGATGCGAGAGATCCACCGCGGAACGCATCGCCCCTATCCCTGCGGCGCAGGCGCCGGCTACCTTGGTGTGTCCGCGGAAGGCGAACTTTCGGCCTGCCACCGCTTCGTCGGAGACGAGATTGGCGCGATGGGCTCGCTCGACGACGGCGTGGATCTTTCTCGCCAGGCTGACTGGCTGGCAACGAGGCATGTCCACCGGCAGGAGCCCTGCAAATCCTGCTGGGCGCGCTATCTCTGCGGCGGGGGCTGCCACCACGAGGTCATCCGGCGCGGGCGGCCGGCTTGCGACTACATCCGCGCCTGGCTAAATTATTGCCTCGAGGCCTATCTCCGGCTGTCGTCCGACCCGGGAGCGGCTAGGTTCGGCCTGACAGGAACGGCCCATGGCTGA